The stretch of DNA ttttttcccgGAGAACACCTTTCAGGACCAATTACCGTAGTTGCGACTACAACAATTGTTGTTCATACCCCCACGatttactttttgaaaactagtttttggaataataatgttgtAAAATTCCCTTTTTCCACCCCAATTTGTATTTTATTCGTTACAAAATTGGGACTAATATTAAGGGCGacagttttcttgaaaggGGGCTTAGTTAAAAATTCTTGTGAACGAAATTACATACGTAGTAAAATTATTTATTAGATAGTCGGTATTGTCTTTTGCGGAAAAATTATAATACTAGCCGTTAAAAGGCGGGTATGGGAGGGTGTAGAGAGGAAAGAGGAAAGACGTTAcaatttttggttttcaGTTTTGATAGAAAATTGATTTGGTTATACATAAAAGGAATTGAGGGGTGGCAGGGAGGGTGTGGATGAGCTCTATTATTTTCTGGTTTCCACAACGGAtggaacaacaacaacaacaaccacAATAGCAAAGATAATAAAGCAGATGATCAAGCAtcttattttgtttcttctggCTTTTCTGGCGCTCTTGACGGCTTTGTTTGTATGGCCTACACCCTGCTCTACGTCCTGCTGAGCGTCTTCTACGTTTTTGTCAATGACATCCAcgttttcttgttgttcaATAACCAGCTCCTCCATATCGTTGAACAGCTGGGTCAATTCTGCCATTGTTTTCTCCAACTTCAATAATTCTTGATGTCTCGCCTGTACTTCGGCTAATGCTGTCTTGGCTTCACCACGTCTATTGGCGTTTAACAGTGcttgagaaaaaatttgctGACCGTTGACATCATTGATAGCAGCTTCCACTTCTTCGTCGGTAGCTTCCGGCTGAATAATTGTGTACTGTCTCTTCGCTTGCTCCTTGCTTTCCTCCTTGTAATTTGAATCGATAATCCTGTAGTCTTGAATtaatttcaagaacttcTGTCTACAATTTTCTGCTTGAGCCTGTTTATTAGGGTCGTGCAGTCCATCCCTTTGTGCATCTTTGATATCCGCTTTTAATTGGTACTGCAAATCTGTGGCCTGAGAAATATAATCGTCCAAAGAACGTCTTAACTCCATCTCTTGTTCTTCGCTCACTTGAGTCAGCAGGTCCTTGTGCTGCGCATCAATGCTATTAATGATGCTTTCGTACCGGGACAAGTTGGCATTAATCGAATTGATCTTGTTCATAAAGGCAACAAAATCGTCGCTGCCATCTGAGTGACCGGTGGGGACATTGTTTAAATCCTCTTGCATTTCATAGTTTTCAGCATACGGATTGTTGTTCCCATAAGGATTGGCGTTACTCATCTTTGCAATGTGTGTGTGTACTGGCTGTCCTCTGGATGTAGATGTGTCAATATTCCACGCAGTTCCAGTGTTTTTCAAGTGTATAGTAAGCAATTTAGCCTGCCACCACCGTTTACTCATACC from Saccharomyces mikatae IFO 1815 strain IFO1815 genome assembly, chromosome: 13 encodes:
- the SSO2 gene encoding syntaxin (similar to Saccharomyces cerevisiae SSO2 (YMR183C) and SSO1 (YPL232W); ancestral locus Anc_6.258); this encodes MSNANPYGNNNPYAENYEMQEDLNNVPTGHSDGSDDFVAFMNKINSINANLSRYESIINSIDAQHKDLLTQVSEEQEMELRRSLDDYISQATDLQYQLKADIKDAQRDGLHDPNKQAQAENCRQKFLKLIQDYRIIDSNYKEESKEQAKRQYTIIQPEATDEEVEAAINDVNGQQIFSQALLNANRRGEAKTALAEVQARHQELLKLEKTMAELTQLFNDMEELVIEQQENVDVIDKNVEDAQQDVEQGVGHTNKAVKSARKARRNKIRCLIICFIIFAIVVVVVVVPSVVETRK